A window of the Lactuca sativa cultivar Salinas chromosome 5, Lsat_Salinas_v11, whole genome shotgun sequence genome harbors these coding sequences:
- the LOC111897602 gene encoding uncharacterized protein LOC111897602 has protein sequence MVVDDSSSSPSFRELDDVFLQSQARIWLAEVLHTRFDEQISICDLLSDGELLFEVSKQLWNMLLVKYMELKNIKARMFIPVDTRKSSGRYRPYSNVDSFLKVCKVMGLSGVDLFSPSDVVEKRDTRKVCICIRSISKKARSKQLDVPDFDIVTKTVAMSTEAIRCIRRSLESFTSSDTHGRSKHGRLKFRQKNSVVSHQQEDELSCLEESDEAKSSFSDTPYADFLYLDSGDSPDIIDRYTPTHDEFDFDFDFDFDANSEPDDHTTSIPSTLDGKVSVSCNLEPRFEEATVRNLEFSARAFSPCWDDAKSDCSVDRDIEAGNQICGTHEDSGDSLVLMKDDITNVAESIQEIGDDDNAKKEDNQLWTKGNIGVHFYSEDETKADSKDEGKDDGINCLSEANEKKIVNTEKKSTYIAPLLKTVAKGTAVIGILFLLHLRIRSDGNTNNKSNIVGFSRRKGEKGNKIYPVDKFKFGD, from the exons ATGGTTGTTGACGACTCATCTTCTTCACCTAGCTTCCGTGAGCTTGACGATGTCTTCTTACAG TCTCAAGCAAGAATATGGCTTGCAGAAGTGCTGCACACAAGATTTGATGAACAAATAAGCATATGTGATCTACTTTCTGACGGCGAGCTGCT ATTCGAAGTTTCAAAACAATTATGGAATATGTTGCTTGTTAAATATATGGAGCTCAAAAATATTAAAGCGCGTATGTTTATACCAGTTGATACAAGGAAAAGCAGTGGGAGATATAGACCTTACTCAAACGTTGATTCATTTTTGAAG GTATGCAAAGTTATGGGATTGAGTGGTGTGGATCTTTTTTCCCCATCTGATGTTGTGGAGAAGAGGGACACTCGGAAAGTATGTATATGTATACGATCTATATCAAAGAAAGCAAGGTCTAAGCAATTAGAT GTTCCCGATTTTGATATTGTCACGAAAACAGTAGCCATGTCCACAGAAGCTATTAGATGCATCAGAAGAAGTTTGGAATCATTCACATCCAGTGATACTCATGGAAGAAGTAAACATGGAAGATTGAAATTTAGGCAG AAAAATTCCGTTGTATCACATCAACAAGAGGATGAATTATCATGTCTTGAAGAATCCGATGAGGCAAAAAGCAGTTTTTCCGACACTCCATACGCAGATTTTCTATATTTAGATTCGGGAGACTCACCAGATATAATCGATAGATACACACCGACTCATGacgagtttgactttgactttgactttgacttcgatGCAAATTCCGAGCCAGATGATCATACTACTTCGATTCCGTCCACTCTCGACGGGAAGGTGTCGGTTTCGTGTAATCTCGAGCCTCGGTTTGAAGAAGCAACAGTACGAAATTTGGAATTTTCTGCTAGGGCTTTTTCACCGTGTTGGGATGATGCGAAATCGGATTGCTCAGTGGATCGAGATATTGAAGCAGGGAATCAAATTTGTGGGACCCACGAAGATTCGGGAGATTCGTTGGTGTTGATGAAGGATGACATCACAAATGTTGCAGAAAGTATTCAAGAAATAGGGGATGATGACAATGCGAAGAAAGAAGATAACCAATTATGGACTAAAGGAAACATCGGCGTTCATTTCTATTCTGAAGATGAAACTAAAGCTGATAGCAAG GATGAAGGAAAAGACGATGGTATCAACTGTTTGTCAGAAGCAAATGAAAAGAAAATAGTCAACACAGAGAAAAAGTCAACCTATATTGCACCACTGCTTAAAACCGTTGCTAAAGGCACAGCCGTTATTGGCATTTTGTTTTTGCTTCACCTCAG GATTAGGAGTGATGGAAATACAAACAACAAATCCAATATAGTAGGGTTCTCAAGAAGGAAAGGAGAAAAGGGAAACAAGATATATCCTGTTGACAAGTTCAAATTTGGGGATTAG
- the LOC111897643 gene encoding SUN domain-containing protein 4, with product MQRSRKALLTRRALWKTNRTNFFYKASLPPVVFMWGLLFLLYIRIGHDDGYRDGLIDLPKDSYTYQTETKSGTIQNHAFINKTQQIHFSFSTEELKEIKTERFLVQDLDEFKNKAFGGAKIHPSNPNPENIIHRLEPSGAKYNYASSSKGAKVLAHNKEAKGAPNILNTDQNQYLRNPCSSEDKFVILELSEETLIDTIEIANFEHHSSNLKGFEVFGSSVYPTESWVKLGIYTAVNVKNSQRFVLRDSKWVRYVKLNLQSHYGTGFYCTLSALRVYGVDAVEMMLEDLVFARNNEVLSNEHESDGKPEAEDELWLEERANVPDPHVGRLPGDSVLRLLMQKVRLLDINLEVLERFLDELNSRYGYFFKEIDAEIGERDVVVEKVRKDLRDLHESKDVVKEHVEELESWKSLVSIQLDIMTMDNAFLRSEVAKLRVNQERMEDTGVVIFLVSLTFGLFAIANLFLNKLLFIYYRDDKSQKTIVEFG from the exons ATGCAAAGATCACGTAAAGCTCTTCTTACTAGAAGAGCATTGTGGAAGACTAATAGGACAAACTTCTTTTATAAGGCGTCCTTGCCACCTGTCGTCTTTATGTGGGGACTTCTCTTCCTTCTATATATACGGATTGGCCATGATGATGGTTACAGAG ATGGTCTGATAGATCTTCCAAAAGATTCCTACACTTATCAGACAGAAACCAAATCCGGGACTATCCAAAACCATGCTTTCATTAACAAAACACAACAAATTCATTTCTCATTCTCTACTGAGGAACTAAAAGAGATAAAAACTGAAAGATTTTTAGTACAAGATCTCgatgaattcaagaacaaggcttttggtggtgcaAAAATTCATCCATCAAACCCTAATCCAGAAAACATAATTCACCGGCTTGAACCTAGTGGTGCGAAATACAACTATGCCTCATCATCAAAGGGTGCAAAGGTCTTGGCTCATAACAAGGAAGCCAAGGGTGCACCCAACATCTTAAACACAGACCAAAATCAGTACCTTCGAAACCCATGTTCATCTGAGGACAAGTTTGTCATTTTAGAATTatcagaagaaaccctaattgatACTATCGAAATCGCTAATTTTGAACACCATTCATCGAATCTAAAGGGGTTCGAGGTGTTTGGGAGTTCAGTATATCCTACCGAATCTTGGGTAAAACTCGGAATTTATACCGCAGTAAATGTGAAAAACTCACAAAGATTTGTTCTCCGTGATTCGAAGTGGGTGCGGTATGTAAAGTTGAATCTACAGAGTCATTATGGAACGGGGTTTTATTGTACGTTGAGTGCTCTTCGGGTTTATGGTGTGGATGCAGTTGAAATGATGCTTGAGGATTTGGTTTTTGCACGAAATAATGAGGTTTTGTCCAACGAACACGAAAGTGATGGAAAACCAGAGGCGGAAGATGAACTGTGGTTAGAGGAAAGGGCTAATGTGCCTGACCCGCATGTGGGAAGGTTGCCCGGGGACAGTGTTCTTAGGTTATTGATGCAAAAAGTTCGATTGTTGGATATAAATTTAGAGGTTTTGGAGAGGTTTTTAGATGAATTGAACTCGAGATATggttatttttttaaagaaatagaTGCCGAAATTGGAGAAAGAGACGTTGTGGTGGAAAAAGTACGCAAGGATTTGAGAGATTTGCATGAGAGCAAGGATGTTGTg AAAGAACATGTGGAAGAGCTGGAATCATGGAAATCTCTTGTGTCCATTCAACTGGATATCATGACGATGGACAATGCCTTCCTCAG ATCGGAGGTTGCAAAGTTGAGAGTGAATCAAGAACGTATGGAAGATACAGGAgttgttatatttttggtgtctttgaCATTTGGATTGTTTGCTATAGCTAATCTATTTCTCAAtaaacttttgtttatttattatagagatgacaaaagtcaaaaaactatAGTTGAATTCGGCTAA